Within the Leisingera thetidis genome, the region GTCCGGTAGATGGCTGTCTCTCCCTGGCCATCAACTGCGCTCCGTACTGTGCCACTGGATGTTACCACAGCAAGCCGCCTCAAGGGAGCAGCACAGTCGCAAGGGGTCAGATTGACAGCAGTCAATGCGGATCCGCACCAGCATGGCAATATCGCCAGGGCGGCAGAAGGCCGCGGTTCAAGACATGAGGATGAACCAATGAAACGGCAATTGAGTAAACAGCACTGGCAAGACTGGATCACGCTGATTGTTGGGATCTGGCTGATACTGTCCCCACGGCTGCTCGGCTTGCCAGACGGTGGTGGGGAACCGGTCCCCGGGTTTCCAGCTGCGGTCTGGAATTTCATAATCATTGGGGCTGTTGTCGCGGTTCTCGCAGCCTTTGAGCTGTTCGCCTTCCGCGAATGGGAGGAATGGATTGGTGCCGCGCTCGGTGCCTGGCTGTTGATCTCACCCTGGGTACTCGGCTTCCAAGCCACGTTTCCCGCAACAGCGAATGCCGTCGTCAGCGGTCTGATAGTCGCCGCTCTTACTGGCTGGACCGTCTTCGAAGTTTACCGCGG harbors:
- a CDS encoding SPW repeat protein; its protein translation is MKRQLSKQHWQDWITLIVGIWLILSPRLLGLPDGGGEPVPGFPAAVWNFIIIGAVVAVLAAFELFAFREWEEWIGAALGAWLLISPWVLGFQATFPATANAVVSGLIVAALTGWTVFEVYRGGHA